A single genomic interval of Electrophorus electricus isolate fEleEle1 chromosome 2, fEleEle1.pri, whole genome shotgun sequence harbors:
- the LOC113577203 gene encoding mitochondrial chaperone BCS1 isoform X3 produces the protein MIISLTYGRKWIRVERTREKQMVDLHTGTPWESVTFTALGRDRQIFFNILQEARELALKQEEGRTVMYTALGAEWRPFGFPRRRRPLSSVVLENGVAEKIVDDVKEFISNPKWYTDRGIPYRRGYLLYGPPGCGKSSFITALAGDLGYSICLMSLSDRSLSDDRLNHLLSVAPQQSIILLEDVDAAFVSRDLLPTENPVAYQGMGRLTFSGLLNALDGVASSEARIVFMTTNLIERLDPALIRPGRVDLKQHVGYCTHYQLAQMFRRFYPLESAANGERFAERALAVHSELSAAQVQGHFMLYKMDPIGSIDNVAKIKE, from the exons GTATGGAAGAAAGTGGATAAGGGTGGAGAGGACCAGGGAGAAGCAGATGGTGGATCTGCACACAGGAACGCCTTGGGAATCTGTCACCTTCACAGCCCTTGGCAGAGACAGGCAAATATTCTTCAACATACTACAGGAAG CACGAGAGCTGGCTTTGAAGCAAGAGGAGGGCCGTACTGTGATGTACACAGCTTTGGGAGCAGAGTGGAGGCCATTTGGGTTTCCACGCCGTCGCCGCCCCTTGTCTTCTGTTGTGTTGGAGAATGGGGTGGCCGAGAAAATTGTGGATGATGTAAAGGAATTTATAAGTAATCCAAAGTGGTACACTGACAGAG gCATTCCATACAGAAGGGGATATCTACTATATGGGCCTCCAGGCTGTGGAAAGAGCAGTTTCAT AACAGCCCTGGCTGGGGACCTGGGTTACAGTATATGTCTGATGAGTCTGAGTGACCGCAGTCTGTCGGACGACCGGCTCAACCACCTGCTTAGTGTGGCTCCCCAGCAGAGCATCATTCTGCTAGAGGACGTGGACGCTGCATTCGTCAGCCGCGATCTACTACCCACCGAGA ACCCAGTGGCTTACCAGGGTATGGGAAGGCTTACATTCAGTGGACTTCTTAATGCTTTAGATGGAGTTGCTTCTTCAGAAGCCAGAATTGTGTTCATGACCACTAATTTAATAGAAAG GCTTGATCCAGCTCTAATAAGACCTGGTCGTGTGGATCTGAAGCAGCATGTTGGCTACTGTACACACTATCAACTTGCACAGATGTTCCGGAGATTCTACCCACTAGAGTCTGCCGCTAATGGGGAGAGATTTGCAGAGCGCGCACTAGCAGTGCACTCGGAGCTCAGTGCGGCTCAAGTTCAGGGACATTTCATGCTATATAAAATGGATCCTATCGGCTCTATTGACAATGTTGCAAAAATTAAAGAGTGA
- the LOC113577222 gene encoding LOW QUALITY PROTEIN: sterol 26-hydroxylase, mitochondrial (The sequence of the model RefSeq protein was modified relative to this genomic sequence to represent the inferred CDS: deleted 3 bases in 3 codons; substituted 1 base at 1 genomic stop codon) codes for MAGRLALCLVEATAGRLYLRPTAAGLCLRRAAGGTATTPVPLQASSGNLRTQADLPEVTLPTFLYRMIFKGYYNRLHELQLYEKQIYGPMLKMNIRGEQTINLSSAALLEELLRRDEKFPRRGDMTLWTEYRDMKGFGYGPFTEEGEKWYKLRAVLNKRMLHPKDSLKYENVVNDVITDFVKRIRYLCKISPTGDLVPNVTNELYRFSLEGISRILFETQIGCLENEIPAETQNFINSISQMQRESIPVSVLPKWTRNYLPFWKHYVAGWDGIFSFACKLIDRKMEDIQKRLDTNQEAAGEYLTYLLSNTKMSKKDVYGSVAELLLAGVETTSNTLLWALYLLSRDPKAQDILYQEVADIVKGDQIPAAQDINNMPYLKAVIKETLRMYPVVPVNARLLSGNDVIIGGHFFPKETTFVIYHYAISQDETVFLHPQMFKPERWLRDGRERPHPFGSLPFGFGVRGCVGRRIAELEMHLALARIIKLFESNQTPAXENVKSINRNMLVPDRQVNFHFLERKRCIHLNGFFTV; via the exons ATGGCGGGTCGATTAGCTCTGTGTTTGGTCGAGGCGACGGCTGGACGGCTGTACTTGAGGCCCACCGCAGCCGGTCTGTGCCTGAGAAGAGCAGCAGGGGGGACTGCTACCACTCCTGTCCCACTGCAGGCCAGTTCTGGGAACCTTAGGACTCAAGCTGATCTCCCTGAGGTCACTCTGCCCACATTTCTGTACAGGATGATCTTCAAAGGGTATTACAATCGATTACATGAGCTGCAG TTGTATGAAAAGCAGATTTATGGCCCTATGCTTAAAATGAACATTCGTGGGGAGCAGACTATTAACCTAAGCAGTGCGGCGCTGCTGGAGGAACTGCTGAGGAGAGATGAGAAGTTCCCTCGCAGAGGAGATATGACTCTGTGGACTGAATATCGAGATATGAAGGGCTTTGGATATGGTCCCTTCACTGA agagggagagaagtggTATAAACTCCGAGCTGTGCTGAATAAACGTATGCTGCATCCCAAGGACTCGCTGAAGTATGAGAATGTAGTTAACGATGTGATCACAGATTTTGTTAAAAGGATACGTTACCTGTGCAAGATAAGCCCTACTGGAGACCTGGTGCCCAATGTGACCAATGAGCTGTACCGTTTCTCTCTAGAAG GAATCTCCCGCATATTGTTTGAGACTCAGATTGGCTGTCTGGAAAATGAGATTCCAGCTGAGACTCAGAACTTCATTAACTCGATTTCCCAGATGCAAAGAGAGAGTATACCTGTGTCCGTGCTACCCAAATGGACCCGCAATTACTTGCCGTTCTGGAAGCACTACGTGGCTGGATGGGATGGCATTTTCAGTTTTG CATGCAAGCTAATTGACAGAAAGATGGAAGACATTCAGAAGCGTTTGGATACAAACCAGGAAGCTGCAGGAGAGTATCTCACCTACCTTCTCTCCAACACTAAAATGTCTAAAAAGGATGTGTACGGAAGTGTTGCTGAGCTACTACTGGCTGGTGTGGAGACG ACCTCCAACACTTTGCTGTGGGCTTTGTATCTGCTGTCACGGGATCCAAAAGCACAGGATATTCTATATCAGGAAGTGGCCGACATCGTCAAGGGAGACCAAATACCTGCAGCTCAGGACATAAACAACATGCCTTACCTCAAGGCTGTCATCAAGGAGACACTGAG AATGTACCCTGTTGTTCCCGTAAATGCA CGCCTTTTGTCAGGAAATGATGTG ATCATTGGAGGACACTTCTTCCCAAAAGAG ACAACGTTTGTGATCTACCATTACGCAATCAGTCAGGATGAGACAGTCTTCCTTCATCCACAAATGTTCAAGCCTGAACGATGGTTACGGGATGGGAGGGAGAGGCCTCACCCCTTCGGATCCCTCCCATTTGGGTTTGGAGTAAGAGGGTGTGTTGGCCGCCGCATCGCTGAACTAGAGATGCACTTGGCTCTGGCAAGG ATAATCAAGCTGTTTGAGTCCAACCAGACCCCAGCATAGGAGAACGTCAAATCA ATAAACCGCAATATGCTCGTGCCAGACAGACAAGTAAACTTTCACTTCCTGGAACGGAAAAGATGCATCCACTTAAACGGCTTTTTCACAGTTTAG
- the mcm3ap gene encoding LOW QUALITY PROTEIN: germinal-center associated nuclear protein (The sequence of the model RefSeq protein was modified relative to this genomic sequence to represent the inferred CDS: deleted 2 bases in 2 codons), with amino-acid sequence MAQSPGFGQPALGQETLGFGTPSPSNRAEPDSCLWSGISIWVKTSVFGQPTSGFGLPSTNSQLATSSVSTGGTQPSFGQSSFGQPSAFSLPTATSGSVVSGQNNTQTLFSFKPPNEAVFKPIFSVSPEPPNPQPAPEPLGLPKPTASGSDSSAPGGSGVSLFTGVKPSTLGFSFSQPGSAPSVSATSGKISQTETLGGNGLQFTFSQPANPSSNCSSTSALQPSTVPSSSSSFSFLAKVLQPQTETKMPLFGGTGTAFGQPPFGFRGPKHGQSQAERLGDEESTGEPEFGSLGKGMKRKDEPVDPNSSQGKSSKIEEVQGGAEAPRHLSKRPLLRNRGPASGLFRNALSGLMKTSVRKEDRPLNWNEEDRPDPPVPDADVSATPPRAQVPIRNILEKAEKAAFKPEAERSTPARRARHGESTDSLASLSPSETTVIQCKGVPPHINNKGMIGKHFGRFGKVARIYCRLQKNVAIVHFHDHATAVKAKKRGKIIQGTEIQIFWQRKKQSPSEKAERAPEIKDVGVEGDSRPVGSQLTPLRKSLPRSPAVTSSISLPKGSPAKKPSVTTILQFDSEYQQEMALEGHSLDRPMISLPSSLQHLIGQEAETAEEKYRLLEQRDKILRQLRPKRTDLDMSKVFVGTCLDMCPEKERYMRETSQPLSIFELIPDTEKVDHYAAIKEYSRSSADQEEPLPHELRPLPVLSMTMDYLVTQIMDQGDGNYRDWYDFVWNRTRGIRKDITQQHLCDPITVSLIEKCTRFHIHCAHHLCQEPMISFDAKINNENMTKCLQSLKEMYQDLATKEVYCPHEAEFRQYSVLLKLNEGDILREVQQFHKEVRDSAEVKFAVQAFAALNSNNFVRFFKLVKAASYLASCILHRYFNQVRHTALKALNMAYTVGSQRSTTFPVEDLVRTLMFRNASEATDFLQQYGLSVTDGMAELSRTAYQEPDLPLPQRKSMAIERKRAVLIGEVVNGGALPNPPQHIPVCSFDSNNKYRGEGASFELPPAAIKVEVLPKPLSATDARSHLRPKLLVEPSLFAESPAVVEIPQPTETEQTGEPSQLVVPGLPLNPKLTFQPIAQPQPIRPTSPPPKLEPAYSNQDLMNELESVVEEVLQAEVADIAKAGAEYVSAALSVSETELETVVCEVVTQMLRDLSASEIAAERERIAEEKRKLEEARQRLEHEAFLDELSSDLCAEITEEVLTQCTRETADAEIKCALEEKAVYVAHCSEEVCNSLVEEALEQEIAHLARDLLAVELRRIHKFIKRWRDVVAVRRQLKRQMRGFPAAPCCVDPRFKLKAWAPSAPSPNSKDVLARGVVNLGNAGNMVVSCTSLLKTRNDSIRQMRVDFYFNLLLSERIWAPLDLPMLVAESTPNPPDRIFWKAALLLPSDQDDDMSFADSTLKHWLEVKLGGAVRREESAAKVEGSMQTLLISNSLRDTGLKTHRVHLCIKVSHGPLSEEGQSQLEEGKDLLGTSALLMLLPPLSSRGHPGLGEADGDVPLLSALLQLKQVQQASCWNTALPLVLLIPGQLEGQITEEKLEEVLMLKTLVNDGLISEYIFIHVAGNITDLQGSHQIGEAVRWLVAHSPASTVLSCQPLLQFVEAGLCREFHARFGHDKQERLQAGFPCQEPAAIIRLYNSVLAYLAGMVSSEQLASLSWPPPEFSLPENKELVPHLEWNSPQHLAWLKRAILSLQIPEWDRPPPNTSWPCLCAYIFQYVSQIPSSAQSQPLLMSRLEHLLARVLAQQQRLASDEEVDDEKDRPSFNHIPWDDILFLCIEHRLKDWNLPETPNAKDSFTDSGDIWVYYYKDQLKDFLPPESWVAAVKGTHMEKRQHADGFSSRSKVSSRLKTLTPAAQLPRQRLFQSQPEAEESPSVLDITRTLSTQELLPHHLLSSIQLEKAHNQRFEQQLERWLAQDPLDSVSMPLFIPSTLLSVPEFLAPSRRPIVSAASLKQGIETDDPAEKVPATCRKHAPLSLTQRLEELERLILINQEEEMACSLKINSLLEIIED; translated from the exons ATGGCTCAATCACCGGGTTTTGGACAACCAGCTTTAGGTCAGGAGACACTTGGATTTGGAACACCTTCACCTTCTAACCGTGCAGAGCCAGACTCCTGCCTTTGGTCAGGTATCAGCATTTGGGTCAAAACATCTGTATTTGGACAACCCACATCTGGATTTGGCCTTCCTTCCACTAACTCTCAGCTGGCCACTAGTTCTGTCAGCACAGGAGGTACTCAGCCCAGCTTTGGGCAGTCATCTTTTGGTCAGCCCTCTGCCTTTTCTTTGCCTACTGCTACATCAGGCTCTGTTGTGAGTGGTCAGAATAATACACAGACATTGTTTAGCTTTAAACCACCAAATGAGGCTGTCTTCAAACCAATTTTCAGTGTCAGTCCAGAGCCTCCTAACCCTCAGCCGGCTCCTGAGCCTTTGGGTTTACCCAAGCCAACGGCGAGTGGTTCAGACAGCAGTGCACCTGGTGGCTCTGGTGTATCTCTTTTCACAGGTGTAAAACCAAGCACTCTGGGCTTCAGCTTCTCTCAGCCTGGATCTGCCCCTTCTGTCTCAGCTACAAGTGGCAAGATTTCCCAGACAGAGACACTGGGTGGAAATGGTCTCCAATTCACATTCTCACAACCTGCCAACCCATCGAGCAATTGCAGCAGCACTAGTGCTCTTCAACCCTCCACGGTTCCCAGCAGTTCTTCCTCATTCAGCTTCTTAGCAAAGGTCCTCCAGCCCCAGACAGAGACTAAGATGCCCCTGTTTGGTGGCACTGGCACTGCTTTTGGCCAGCCACCCTTTGGATTTAGAGGGCCAAAGCATGGACAGAGTCAGGCTGAGAGATTAGGAGATGAGGAGAGCACAGGAGAGCCAGAATTTGGAAGTCTTGGGAAGGGCATGAAACGAAAAGATGAGCCTGTTGACCCAAATTCCAGTCAAGGAAAAAGTTCCAAAATTGAGGAGGTGCAAGGTGGAGCAGAGGCCCCAAGGCACCTATCAAAACGGCCCCTCCTGCGGAATCGAGGACCTGCTAGCGGGCTATTTCGGAATGCCTTAAGTGGCTTGATGAAGACGTCAGTTAGGAAAGAAGACCGCCCCCTCAACTGGAATGAAGAAGACAGACCAGATCCCCCAGTTCCAGATGCAGATGTGTCTGCTACCCCACCTAGAGCTCAGGTTCCCATTAGAAACATTCTGGAGAAAGCAGAAAAAGCTg ctTTTAAGCCTGAAGCTGAGAGAAGTACCCCAGCCCGAAGAGCTCGACATGGGGAGAGCACTGACAGCCTGGctagtctctctccctctgagaCTACTGTCATACAGTGTAAGGGAGTTCCCCCCCACATCAACAATAAAGGCATGATTGGAAAACATTTTGGCCGCTTTGGAAAAGTGGCCAGAATATATTGCAGACTTCAAAAAAATGTAGCCATTGTACACTTCCATGACCAT GCAACAGCAGTTAAGGCAAAAAAGAGGGGTAAAATTATCCAAGGGactgaaatacaaatattttggcaaagaaagaaacaaa GTCCAAGCGAAAAAGCAGAGAGAGCTCCAGAGATCAAGGATGTTGGTGTAGAAGGAGACTCGAGGCCTGTGGGCTCCCAGCTCACTCCACTGCGAAAATCTTTGCCCAGATCTCCAGCTGTCACCagttccatctctctccctaaAGG gTCTCCTGCCAAGAAACCCTCTGTGACAACAATACTCCAGTTTGATAGTGAATACCAACAGGAAATGGCCTTAGAGGGCCACAGCCTAGATCGCCCAATGATCAGTCTTCCTTCATCCCTCCAGCATCTGATTGGTCAGGAGGctgagacagcagaagagaaaTACCGCCTTCTTGAACAAAGAGACAAGATCCTTCGACAAT TGAGACCCAAGAGAACAGACTTGGACATGTCC AAAGTGTTTGTGGGAACATGTCTTGATATGTGCCCTGAAAAGGAGCGTTATATGAGGGAAACATCGCAACCACTCAGTATCTTTGAA CTTATTCCAGACACAGAAAAG GTGGACCATTACGCTGCCATTAAAGAATACAGCAGGTCATCAGCTGATCAGGAGGAACCTCTCCCTCATGAGCTGCGGCCCCTGCCAGTGCTGAGCATGACCATGGACTACCTGGTTACTCAGATAATGGACCAGGGGGATGGCAACTATCGTGACTGGTATGACTTTGTTTGGAACAGAACCAGAGGAATTCGCAAG GATATTACGCAGCAGCACCTGTGTGACCCTATCACAGTATCGCTGATAGAGAAGTGCACTCGCTTTCACATACACTGTGCTCACCACCTCTGCCAGGAGCCAATGATTTCCTTCGATGCCAAGATTAATAATGAGAACATGACCAAGTGCCTCCAGAGTCTGAAGGAGATGTATCAGGACCTGGCCACCAAGGAGGTGTACTGCCCCCATGAGGCTGAGTTCCGCCAGTACAGTGTGCTGCTCAAACTCAATGAAGGAGATATTCTTCG TGAAGTGCAGCAGTTTCATAAAGAAGTCCGTGACTCAGCTGAAGTGAAATTTGCAGTACAAGCCTTTGCAGCCCTCAACAGCAACAACTTTGTCAGATTCTTCAAGCTAGTGAAAGCAGCATCTTATCTGGCCAGTTGCATTCTTCACAGATACtttaatcag GTGAGGCACACTGCACTGAAGGCCCTGAATATGGCCTACACTGTGGGCTCTCAAAGGTCCACCACCTTCCCCGTGGAGGACTTGGTCCGAACGTTGATGTTTCGCAATGCTTCTGAAGCCACCGACTTCCTGCAGCAGTATGGACTCAGTGTTACTGATGG CATGGCCGAGCTGAGTCGTACAGCCTATCAGGAGCCAGACTTGCCCCTGCCCCAAAGGAAGTCGATGGCCATCGAGAGGAAGAGGGCGGTACTGATAGGGGAGGTTGTGAACGGTGGAGCGCTACCCAATCCCCCTCAGCACATTCCAGTCTGCAGCTTTGATTCGAACAACAAATACAGAGGGGAGGGAGCTTCTTTTGAGCTACCTCCAGCTGCAATAAAAG TGGAAGTTCTTCCAAAGCCTCTGAGTGCGACAGATGCAAGATCTCATCTCAGACCTAAACTGCTGGTAGAACCTAGTCTGTTTGCAGAGTCGCCTGCAGTAGTGGAAATCCCTCAGCCCACAGAAACGGAGCAGACTGGGGAGCCTTCCCAGCTTGTTGTCCCTGGGCTGCCCCTGAACCCAAAGCTCACGTTCCAGCCCATAGCACAGCCCCAGCCTATCAGACCCACATCCCCCCCTCCAAAACTCGAACCAGCCTACTCCAATCAG GATCTAATGAATGAGCTGGAATCTGTGGTGGAGGAGGTTTTGCAGGCTGAGGTTGCAGACATAGCCAAAGCTGGGGCTGAATATGTCTCTGCAGCTCTGAg CGTGAGTGAGACTGAACTGGAGACAGTGGTTTGCGAGGTGGTGACTCAGATGCTCAGAGACCTGTCAGCTTCAGAGATAGctgctgagagggagaggattGCTGAGGAGAAACGCAAGCTAGAGGAAGCCAG GCAGAGGTTGGAACATGAGGCCTTCCTGGACGAGCTGAGTTCAGATCTCTGTGCTGAAATCACCGAGGAGGTCCTAACACAGTGCACCAGGGAAACAGCCGATGCAGAAATAAA ATGTGCGCTGGAGGAGAAGGCTGTATATGTGGCCCACTGCTCAGAGGAGGTGTGTAACAGCTTAGTGGAGGAGGCACTGGAACAGGAGATCGCTCATCTAGCCAGAGACTTGCTGGCAGTGGAGTTACGGCGAATACACAAGTTTATCAAAAG GTGGCGTGATGTGGTAGCTGTGCGCAGACAGCTAAAAAGGCAGATGCGTGGGTTCCCTGCAGCCCCATGCTGTGTGGACCCTCGCTTCAAGCTGAAGGCCTGGGCCCCCAGCGCTCCGTCCCCCAACTCCAAGGACGTCCTCGCACGAGGCGTTGTCAACCTGGGCAATGCAGGGAACATGGTCGTCTCCTGCACCAG TCTACTAAAAACAAGGAATGACAGCATCCGTCAGATGAGAGTGGACTTCTACTTTAATTTGTTACTGAG TGAGCGTATTTGGGCTCCTCTTGACCTGCCCATGCTGGTGGCTGAAAGCACCCCCAATCCACCTGACAGAATCTTCTGGAAAGCGGCTCTTCTGCTTCCCAGTGACCAGGATGATGACATGAGCTTTGCTGACAG CACCCTAAAACACTGGCTGGAAGTGAAGCTGGGTGGTGCagtgaggagggaggagagtgcAGCAAAGGTGGAAGGGAGCATGCAGACACTGCTCATCAGCAACAGCCTGAGAGATACAGGACTGAAGACCCACAGAGTTCACCTCTGCATAAAG GTGAGCCATGGTCCTCTGAGCGAGGAGGGCCAGAGTCAGCTGGAGGAGGGAAAGGATCTTCTGGGAACCAGTGCCCTGCTCATGCTGCTGCCACCGCTGTCCAGCAGAGGCCATCCTGGCCTGGGGGAAGCTGACGGAGATGTGCCCttgctctctgctcttctccagcTGAAGCAGGTGCAGCAAGCTAGTTGCTGGAACACAGCACTTCCCCTGGTGCTGCTTATACCTGGCCAGCTGGAAGGACAAATTACTGAAGAGAAGCTAGAGGAAG TTCTTATGTTGAAGACCCTAGTTAATGATGGGCTAATCTCAGAATACATCTTTATCCATGTTGCGGGGAACATCACTGACCTGCAGGGATCCCATCAG ATTGGCGAGGCCGTGCGCTGGCTGGTAGCCCACTCTCCAGCCTCTACTGTCCTCTCTTGCCAGCCCCTGCTCCAGTTTGTAGAAGCAGGGCTGTGCCGCGAATTCCACGCCAGGTTCGGTCATGACAAGCAGGAGCGGCTCCAGGCTGGTTTCCCATGCCAGGAGCCAGCAGCCATCATTCGCCTGTATAATAGTGTGCTGGCCTATCTAGCAGGCATGGTCAGCTCTGAGCAGCTGGCCAGCCTCTCCTGGCCCCCGCCTGAGTTCTCTCTACCTGAGAACAAAGAGCTGGTGCCACACCTGGAGTGGAATTCTCCACAGCATCTGGCCTGGCTGAAAAGGGCCATTCTCAGCCTGCAGATCCCTGAGTGGGACCGGCCCCCTCCAAACA CTTCGTGGCCCTGTCTATGTGCATACATATTTCAGTATGTATCCCAGATCCCTAGCTCTGCCCAGAGCCAGCCCCTCCTCATGTCTCGCCTGGAGCACTTGCTAGCCAGAGTGCTTGCCCAACAGCAACGTCTAGCCAGTGATGAGGAGGTCGATGATGAGAAAGACAGGCCTTCCTTTAATCACATACCCTGGGATGACATCTTATTCCTCTGCATAGAGCATCGGCTGAAAGACTGGAATCTACCAGAGACTCCAAATGCAAAGG ATTCCTTCACTGACAGTGGCGATATCTGGGTGTACTATTACAAAGACCAGCTTAAGGACTTCCTTCCTCCAGAGAGTTGGGTAGCAGCTGTAAAAGGCACTCACATGGAGAAACGGCAGCATGCAGATGG GTTTTCTTCCAGGTCAAAGGTGAGCTCAAGGCTCAAGACTCTGACCCCAGCTGCACAGTTGCCCAGGCAAAGGTTGTTCCAGAGTCAACCGGAGGCCGAGGAGAGCCCTTCTGTGCTGGACATCACTCGTACTCTCTCCACTCAGGAGCTGCTGCCCCACCATCTGCTTTCTAGCATCCAGTTGGAGAAGGCTCATAACCAGCG ATTTGAGCAGCAGCTGGAGCGCTGGTTGGCACAGGATCCCCTAGACTCTGTCTCCATGCCTCTCTTCATCCCTTCCACGCTGCTGTCTGTGCCTGAATTTTTGGCTCCCAGCCGCCGCCCTATTGTGTCTGCTGCCTCTCTAAAACAG GGGATTGAAACCGATGACCCTGCTGAAAAGGTTCCTGCCACTTGCAGAAAACATGCACCTCTGTCTCTGACACAACGGCTGGAGGAGCTTGAAAGGTTGATATTAATCAATCAAGAGGAAGAGATGGCATGCAGTCTCAAGATAAACAGCCTGTTGGAAATCATAGAAGACTGA
- the LOC113577203 gene encoding mitochondrial chaperone BCS1 isoform X4, producing MVDLHTGTPWESVTFTALGRDRQIFFNILQEARELALKQEEGRTVMYTALGAEWRPFGFPRRRRPLSSVVLENGVAEKIVDDVKEFISNPKWYTDRGIPYRRGYLLYGPPGCGKSSFITALAGDLGYSICLMSLSDRSLSDDRLNHLLSVAPQQSIILLEDVDAAFVSRDLLPTENPVAYQGMGRLTFSGLLNALDGVASSEARIVFMTTNLIERLDPALIRPGRVDLKQHVGYCTHYQLAQMFRRFYPLESAANGERFAERALAVHSELSAAQVQGHFMLYKMDPIGSIDNVAKIKE from the exons ATGGTGGATCTGCACACAGGAACGCCTTGGGAATCTGTCACCTTCACAGCCCTTGGCAGAGACAGGCAAATATTCTTCAACATACTACAGGAAG CACGAGAGCTGGCTTTGAAGCAAGAGGAGGGCCGTACTGTGATGTACACAGCTTTGGGAGCAGAGTGGAGGCCATTTGGGTTTCCACGCCGTCGCCGCCCCTTGTCTTCTGTTGTGTTGGAGAATGGGGTGGCCGAGAAAATTGTGGATGATGTAAAGGAATTTATAAGTAATCCAAAGTGGTACACTGACAGAG gCATTCCATACAGAAGGGGATATCTACTATATGGGCCTCCAGGCTGTGGAAAGAGCAGTTTCAT AACAGCCCTGGCTGGGGACCTGGGTTACAGTATATGTCTGATGAGTCTGAGTGACCGCAGTCTGTCGGACGACCGGCTCAACCACCTGCTTAGTGTGGCTCCCCAGCAGAGCATCATTCTGCTAGAGGACGTGGACGCTGCATTCGTCAGCCGCGATCTACTACCCACCGAGA ACCCAGTGGCTTACCAGGGTATGGGAAGGCTTACATTCAGTGGACTTCTTAATGCTTTAGATGGAGTTGCTTCTTCAGAAGCCAGAATTGTGTTCATGACCACTAATTTAATAGAAAG GCTTGATCCAGCTCTAATAAGACCTGGTCGTGTGGATCTGAAGCAGCATGTTGGCTACTGTACACACTATCAACTTGCACAGATGTTCCGGAGATTCTACCCACTAGAGTCTGCCGCTAATGGGGAGAGATTTGCAGAGCGCGCACTAGCAGTGCACTCGGAGCTCAGTGCGGCTCAAGTTCAGGGACATTTCATGCTATATAAAATGGATCCTATCGGCTCTATTGACAATGTTGCAAAAATTAAAGAGTGA